A single genomic interval of Helianthus annuus cultivar XRQ/B chromosome 6, HanXRQr2.0-SUNRISE, whole genome shotgun sequence harbors:
- the LOC110878899 gene encoding cytochrome P450 86A1, with product METDLIIIFMVVATTSAYFLWFHHLSRRLSGPKVYPLFGSLPVLFLNRARIHDWIAGNLRSAGRNGTYQTTTIALPFFARKQGFYTVTCNPKNIEHILRTRFYNYPKGPTWQTAFHDLLGQGIFNSDGETWLIQRKTAALEFTTRTLRQAMARWVSRTIKTRLWVILERASNEHFPVDLQDLLLRLTFDNICGLTFGKDPETLSMELSDNPFATAFDSATEATLQRLLYPGFLWRLKKLFGIGAEIRLQKSLQVVEAYMTEALTARKLNPSDDLLSRFIKKRDVEGNLFPNHVLKRIALNFVLAGRDTSSVALSWFFWLVMNNQSVESKIIYELTTVLKDTRGSDPKSWISDPLIFEEADRLVYLKAALAETLRLYPSVPEDFKYVINDDILPDGTRVPAGSTVTYSIYSVGRMKSVWGDDCLEFKPERWLSATGDQFEPPNDGYKFVAFNAGPRTCLGKDLAYLQMKSVVSAVLLRYRLSLVPGHRVEQKMSLTLFMKNGLKVYLHPRDLTSG from the coding sequence ATGGAAACTGACCTCATTATCATATTCATGGTGGTAGCCACCACGTCTGCCTATTTCCTGTGGTTTCACCACCTCTCACGTCGTCTTTCCGGCCCAAAAGTCTACCCTCTCTTCGGTAGTCTTCCGGTTCTCTTCCTAAACCGAGCTCGGATCCACGACTGGATCGCGGGAAACCTACGTTCCGCGGGTCGTAACGGGACTTACCAGACCACTACCATTGCATTACCATTTTTTGCACGTAAACAAGGGTTTTATACCGTTACATGCAACCctaaaaacattgaacacatacTTCGGACCCGGTTTTATAACTACCCGAAAGGACCCACGTGGCAAACGGCGTTTCATGATCTGTTAGGTCAAGGGATATTTAACAGTGATGGAGAAACATGGTTGATACAACGGAAAACCGCGGCTTTAGAGTTCACAACGCGGACGCTTCGACAAGCCATGGCTCGGTGGGTTAGCCGGACCATTAAGACAAGGTTATGGGTCATTTTGGAGAGAGCTTCGAATGAACATTTTCCGGTCGATTTGCAAGATCTTTTGCTCCGGTTAACGTTTGATAACATATGCGGTTTGACGTTCGGGAAAGACCCGGAAACGTTGTCTATGGAGTTGTCGGATAATCCGTTTGCGACGGCCTTTGACTCTGCCACGGAGGCCACACTGCaacggctgttgtaccctgggttTTTATGGCGGTTAAAGAAACTTTTTGGGATAGGGGCAGAAATAAGACTTCAAAAAAGCCTTCAAGTTGTTGAAGCTTACATGACCGAGGCGTTAACTGCGCGGAAATTAAACCCGTCAGATGATCTTCTGTCGAGGTTTATTAAAAAACGTGATGTGGAAGGGAATTTATTCCCTAACCACGTTTTAAAACGTATTGCATTAAATTTTGTTTTAGCTGGGCGCGACACGTCATCTGTCGCGCTCAGTTGGTTTTTCTGGTTGGTTATGAACAACCAATCAGTGGAATCTAAGATCATCTATGAGTTGACCACGGTTTTAAAAGACACACGTGGCAGTGATCCGAAATCTTGGATTTCGGATCCTCTGATATTCGAGGAAGCCGACAGGTTGGTGTACCTGAAGGCAGCCTTGGCGGAGACTCTCCGTTTGTACCCGTCCGTGCCAGAGGATTTCAAGTACGTTATCAACGATGATATTTTACCAGACGGAACTAGGGTTCCAGCAGGTTCAACGGTGACATACTCGATATACTCCGTTGGGCGGATGAAGAGTGTGTGGGGCGACGATTGCTTGGAGTTCAAACCGGAGAGATGGTTGTCGGCCACTGGAGACCAGTTTGAACCACCGAATGATGGATACAAGTTCGTGGCGTTTAACGCTGGACCACGAACATGCTTGGGCAAAgatttggcatacttacagatgAAATCGGTGGTCTCCGCCGTGCTCCTCCGTTACCGGCTGTCATTGGTTCCTGGTCACCGGGTGGAACAAAAGATGTCTTTGACGTTGTTTATGAAGAATGGTCTTAAGGTATACTTGCATCCACGAGATCTTACCTCAGGATAG